The Campylobacter sp. CN_NE2 genome contains a region encoding:
- a CDS encoding M23 family metallopeptidase, with product MRRSYRRNDGSKFKFVALLALLGLVVFGIFKIFTSPLLEQNPPKIELENQIYWNLTSPLKFKVSDDTGIKKVVVNLIDNDKKIALKDEEYGITQKELEISLEFPKNLILNNNANYDLEVAISDISKWNFTLGNESKATSKIIVDNKKPTISIINQSYKITKGGAAVVVFKAGDEMLDRVFVRTNYGKEFSALPFEKDGFYAALIAWPANLDEFRADVVATDKAGNLSNSQIHYFYQDKNYKVSNIALTQKFIDGKVSELVEIYAQNPSKLEGIDKFKFVNEVLREENGKFIKKATSKIHEKKFDKFEIRPFSPLKNAAAVASYGDHRIYSWQGENLSESWHMGLDLASTAAAPIIESNYGVVVETTENGIYGLNIVVYYGFGLYGIYAHCTSSNVSIGDQVKPGDILGNTGATGFAFGDHLHFGTIVQGVETRPEEWMDPKWMKDNIFDILENAKKTINGEK from the coding sequence ATGAGAAGAAGTTATAGACGAAATGACGGAAGTAAATTTAAATTTGTTGCGCTTTTGGCACTTTTAGGGTTGGTTGTTTTTGGAATTTTTAAAATTTTTACTTCACCTTTGTTGGAACAAAATCCGCCTAAAATCGAGCTTGAAAATCAAATTTATTGGAATTTGACTTCGCCTTTGAAATTTAAAGTTAGCGACGATACTGGCATAAAAAAAGTAGTTGTAAATTTGATAGATAATGATAAAAAAATCGCTTTAAAAGACGAAGAATACGGCATTACGCAAAAAGAGTTAGAAATTTCGCTTGAATTTCCAAAAAATTTAATTTTAAATAATAATGCCAACTATGACCTAGAAGTCGCTATTAGCGATATTAGCAAGTGGAATTTCACGCTTGGCAACGAAAGTAAAGCAACTTCAAAAATAATCGTCGATAATAAAAAACCAACAATCAGCATTATAAACCAATCTTATAAAATCACAAAAGGTGGTGCTGCGGTCGTGGTTTTTAAGGCTGGCGATGAAATGCTAGATCGCGTTTTTGTGCGCACAAATTACGGAAAAGAATTTTCTGCCCTGCCTTTTGAAAAAGACGGATTTTACGCTGCTTTGATAGCGTGGCCGGCAAATTTGGACGAATTTAGAGCAGATGTCGTTGCTACCGATAAGGCAGGAAATCTCTCAAATTCGCAAATTCACTATTTTTACCAAGATAAAAATTATAAGGTCTCAAATATAGCTTTAACGCAAAAATTCATTGACGGAAAAGTTAGCGAACTAGTCGAAATTTACGCACAAAACCCTAGCAAATTAGAAGGGATTGATAAATTTAAATTTGTAAATGAAGTTTTGCGTGAAGAAAACGGCAAATTTATCAAAAAAGCAACTTCGAAAATCCATGAAAAAAAATTTGATAAATTTGAAATTCGACCATTTTCACCGCTTAAAAATGCAGCAGCCGTGGCAAGTTACGGCGATCATAGAATTTACTCTTGGCAAGGGGAAAATTTAAGCGAATCGTGGCACATGGGGCTAGATCTTGCTAGCACGGCGGCAGCTCCTATCATAGAGAGTAATTACGGCGTGGTTGTAGAAACGACAGAAAACGGAATTTACGGGCTAAATATCGTTGTTTATTACGGATTTGGCTTGTATGGAATTTACGCTCACTGCACAAGCTCAAATGTCAGCATTGGAGATCAGGTAAAACCGGGCGATATTTTGGGAAATACCGGCGCAACCGGCTTTGCTTTTGGCGATCATTTGCATTTTGGAACTATCGTTCAAGGCGTTGAAACTAGACCAGAAGAGTGGATGGATCCAAAATGGATGAAAGATAATATTTTTGATATTTTAGAAAATGCGAAAAAAACTATAAATGGCGAAAAATAA